In Penaeus monodon isolate SGIC_2016 chromosome 7, NSTDA_Pmon_1, whole genome shotgun sequence, the following are encoded in one genomic region:
- the LOC119575086 gene encoding monocarboxylate transporter 9-like: MAPQTKIIESGGEALPAEKRSPLQESEGLLDPRRQSLSKTQEVEFHNLESGSDPTPTAAHGKHRHARSPDVDRGWAWVVFVAAYMYFFISSGMYYSFSVFFVELLNTFDESRGKTGWVYSTNSAVHMFSGPIAGWVVMKWGPRVAVMLGGLLAGLGNFMTAFAPSLDVIFFTHGFVNALGTSLNFSGWVVGLSRFFEQRHALAVGLAMSGSGCGVFFLGPLMEKFVRELGWRGAMLICAGLSLNLCVFGATIYSKLRPPPLADNKASTESVKLVVDQICIPDKEMDDLLPAREAGLDYDDEGDSQENWRSKKPFPETLAMPSLVAAGSIWSLAESRREETRHNRLRNMVMSARKQFGGNRSNDCVSSAENRENTKGEMRRLFCSPTFWLLEASCFLSFLATTTVFAVFLDWTKWAGLSAAFSQALAGSGAGDMVGRMLAGAFMGCSIPPLLLFSAIQLFLGLTVGGAALATSHGELIAAMVGFGIACGLQSVLYALMPSQMSSGVGVARVLGYLLLVTGAGALSGPPIAGALVDLTNSYTSVLILCAAAPVGAAVLNLAAYFTSRYSSTSIMNTRSSSSTNTKSSSTTISNLTSDDPPDPPTSQSTCKKESNV; this comes from the exons ATGGCGCCCCAGACGAAGATTATCGAGAGCGGGGGAGAGGCGTTACCGGCAGAAAAGCGATCTCCTCTGCAAGAATCCGAAGGGCTTCTTGACCCGCGACGCCAGAGCTTAAGCAAAACTCAGGAGGTGGAGTTTCACAACTTGG agTCGGGAAGCGATCCCACCCCCACCGCCGCCCATGGGAAGCACCGACACGCCCGCAGCCCAGACGTCGACCGCGGATGGGCGTGGGTCGTGTTTGTGGCGGCCTATATGTACTTCTTCATTTCGTCAG GCATGTACTACTCGTTCAGCGTCTTCTTCGTGGAGCTCCTGAACACCTTCGACGAGTCCCGAGGCAAGACCGGCTGGGTCTACTCGACCAACTCCGCCGTCCACATGTTCTCGGGGCCCATCGCCGGCTGGGTCGTCATGAAGTGGGGTCCCCGCGTCGCCGTCATGCTTGGGGGCCTCCTGGCTGGTCTCGGCAACTTCATGACCGCCTTTGCCCCGAGCCTCGACGTCATCTTCTTCACACACGGCTTCGTGAACG CTCTAGGAACAAGTCTTAACTTTTCTGGATGGGTAGTAGGACTCTCCAGGTTCTTCGAGCAGCGTCACGCCCTTGCCGTAGGTCTCGCAATGTCTGGGTCGGGATGCGGAGTGTTCTTTCTCGGTCCGCTCATGGAGAAGTTCGTGCGTGAGCTCGGATGGAGAGGCGCCATGCTCATCTGCGCGGGATTGTCTCTTAATCTGTGTGTCTTCGGCGCTACTATCTACAGCAAGCTGAGACCTCCTCCCTTAGCGGATAATAAGGCTTCTACTGAAAGCGTAAAGCTCGTTGTTGATCAGATATGTATTCCGGACAAGGAAATGGACGACTTGTTGCCGGCGAGGGAGGCAGGTCTCGACTACGATGACGAGGGTGACTCTCAAGAAAACTGGCGTAGTAAGAAGCCTTTCCCGGAAACTCTGGCGATGCCTTCTCTTGTAGCGGCTGGGAGTATATGGTCGCTGGCAGAGTCAAGACGCGAGGAGACCCGCCACAACAGGCTTCGTAACATGGTAATGTCGGCCAGGAAACAGTTTGGAGGCAATCGCAGTAACGACTGTGTGTCAAGCGCGGAAAATCGAGAAAACACGAAGGGAGAAATGAGGCGTTTATTCTGCTCCCCAACATTCTGGCTGCTTGAGGCTTCTTGCTTCCTCAGCTTCTTAGCAACTACGACTGTGTTCGCCGTATTTCTAGACTGGACGAAATGGGCTGGGCTCTCTGCCGCTTTCTCCCAGGCTCTCGCTGGCAGCGGCGCCGGAGACATGGTGGGCAGGATGCTGGCCGGGGCGTTCATGGGCTGCAGCATTCCGCCTCTCCTGCTGTTCAGCGCCATCCAGCTCTTCTTGGGGCTCACTGTCGGTGGCGCAGCCTTGGCGACCTCCCACGGAGAGCTGATCGCTGCGATGGTAGGCTTCGGAATTGCGTGTGGCCTGCAGAGCGTCTTGTACGCCCTCATGCCATCGCAGATGAGTTCTGGCGTAGGAGTGGCAAGGGTGCTAGGCTACCTCCTGCTGGTCACAGGAGCTGGAGCCTTATCGGGGCCGCCCATCGCCGGAGCTCTCGTGGATCTCACCAACTCATACACGTCCGTTTTGATCCTGTGTGCTGCCGCTCCTGTCGGGGCTGCGGTCCTCAACCTCGCTGCATATTTCACCTCTCGCTATAGTTCCACGTCCATCATGAATACCAGGTCATCTTCGTCTACTAACACCAAGTCATCTTCAACAACCATAAGTAATCTGACATCTGATGACCCTCCGGACCCACCGACGTCTCAAAGCACTTGTAAAAAAGAATCGAATGTATAG